From the Prunus dulcis chromosome 4, ALMONDv2, whole genome shotgun sequence genome, one window contains:
- the LOC117623762 gene encoding CLAVATA3/ESR (CLE)-related protein 1: MMASLKFWFCLLLVLLSFSSSDQARPLAPLLDKSNNREAMMESAKQVLGASIERQVGKLFETSKRVSPGGPDPRHHL; this comes from the coding sequence ATGATGGCTAGCCTAAAATTCTGGTTCTGTCTTTTGCTGgtcttgctttcattttcaagttcTGATCAAGCCCGTCCTCTTGCACCATTGTTAGACAAGAGCAACAACAGAGAGGCCATGATGGAGAGTGCCAAACAAGTGTTGGGGGCTAGCATCGAAAGACAAGTTGGAAAGCTTTTTGAGACGTCCAAAAGAGTGAGTCCGGGAGGACCCGATCCCCGACATCATCTTTAG